TACTCCTTGAGGATCTCCACGCCCTTGAGGTCGGCGCCGACCGCGAAGATGAACGGTTTGCCGGTGATGCCGACGCCGACGATCTCGCCGTCCGCCGCCTCCTTCTCGACCTGGTCGATGGCGGTGTTCAGGTTCGCCAGCGAGGCCGGGCCGAAGGTGGTCGGCTTGGTGTGGTCGTGGCCGTTGTCCAGGGTGATCAGGGCGAAACGGCCCGCACCCAGGGGGAGGTCGAAGTGGCGTACGTGCGCACTCGTGACGACCTCGTCCGGGAACAGCTCGGAAGCCTGCTTGAGAAGCTCGGCGGTGGTGCTCACTTGTCCCCCTCGAAGTGCGGGTTCTCCCAGATGACCGTCGCGCCCATGCCGAAGCCGACGCACATGGTGGTCAGGCCGTAGCGGACGTGCGGCTGCTCCTCGAACTGGCGGGCCAGCTGCGTCATCAGGCGGACGCCGGAGGAGGCCAGCGGATGGCCGAAGGCGATGGCGCCGCCGTACTGGTTGACGCGCTCGTCGTCGTCGGCGATGCCGTAGTGGTCGAGGAAGGCCAGGACCTGGACGGCGAAGGCCTCGTTGATCTCGAACAGGCCGATGTCGGAGATCGACAGGCCGGCCTGGGCCAGCGCCTTCTCCGTCGCCGGGATCGGACCGTAGCCCATGACCTCCGGCTCCACGCCCGCGAAGGAGTAGGAGACCAGGCGCATCTTCACGGGGAGGTCGTTCTCCCGCGCGAACTCCTCGGAGGCGATGAGGGAGGCGGTGGCGCCGTCGTTCAGACCGGCCGCGTTGCCGGCGGTGACCCGGCCGTGCACGCGGAACGGGGTCTTGAGGCCCTGGAGGTTCTCCAGGGTCGTGCCCGGGCGCATCGGCTCGTCGGCGGTGACCAGGCCCCAGCCCGTCTCCCCGCCCTCCGGGTTGGTGCGGCGCACGGAGATCGGCACCAGGTCGGCCTGGATCTTGCCGTTGGCGTACGCCTTGGCGGCCTTCTCCTGGGAGCGCACCGCGTACTCGTCGGCGCGCAGCTTGGTGATCTGCGGGTACCGGTCGTGCAGGTTCTCCGCGGTCATGCCCATGAACAGGGCCGACTCGTCGACCAGCTTCTCGGAGACGAACCGCGGGTTCGGGTCGACGCCCTCACCCATGGGGTGGCGGCCCATGTGCTCGACACCACCGGCGATGGCGATGTCGTACGCGCCGAAGGCGACGGAACCGGCCACCGTGGTGACGGCGGTCAGCGCGCCGGCGCACATGCGGTCGATGGAGTAACCGGGCACGGACTGCGGCAGCCCGGCGAGGATGCCCGCCGTGCGGCCGATGGTCAGGCCCTGGTCGCCGATCTGCGTGGTCGCGGCGATGGCGACCTCGTCGATCTTCTTCGGGTCGAGACCGGGGTTGCGGCGCAGCAGCTCCCGGATCGCCTTCACGACGAGGTCGTCGGCACGGGTCTCGTGGTAGATGCCCTTCGGGCCCGCCTTGCCGAACGGGGTGCGGACGCCGTCGACGAAGACGACGTCCCTGACGGTACGAGGCACGATGGCTCTCCTCCAGGGTCCAGGACGCTGAGCGCTTGCTCACCCCATGCTACTTATGAGTAACGTAGCTGCCCAGTCCCGTGGCCCCAAGCGGTGAAGGTCACACACGAATGCCGGGCGGGGCAGTGGACCCCCGGGGCGTCAGCACGGGCGTGGGCACGGGATGCGACTCGGCCTCACCGCCCGCCGTGATCACCGAGAACAGGGTCCGGGCGACCTCTGCCCCGAACCCGTGCACATCATGGCTCATCGCGGACAGCGTCGGATGCGTCAGCCGGCACAGCTGCGAGTCGTCCCACGCCAGCAGCGACACGTCCTCCGGCACCCGCAGCCCCATCTCCGCCGCCACCGACAGCCCGGCCACCGCCATGATGTCGTTGTCGTACACGATCGCCGTCGGCCGGTCCGGCGGCGCGGCCGTCAGCAGCGACCGTGTCGCCCGCGCCCCCGCGTCCCCCGAGAAGTCCGTCGCCACCTGCCACGCCCCGGCCAGCGCCAGCGCCCCCGCGGCCTCGTCGAACGCCGCCGTCCGGATGGCCGTGTGCCCGAGGTCCGCCGCCCCGCCCACCCGGGCGATCCGCCGGTGCCCGAGCGCGGCCAGGTACCGCACCGCCTCCGTCACGGCCGTGGCGTCGTCGGTCCACACAGAGGTCAGCCCCCCGGTCAGCGACGGGTGCCCGACGGCGACCGCGGGCAGCCCCAGCCGCCGCACCAGGTCCACCCGGGGGTCGTCGGCCCGGAAGTCGACCAGGATCGACCCGCCGACCTGCCGCCCCCTCCACCACGCCCCCTGGACGCCCACCTCCTCGTCCAGGCTCCGCACGAGCCTCAGCAGCAGCGAGCAGGAGTGCTCGGCCAGCACGCTCTCCACGCCCGAGACGAACTCCATGTACCAGGGCTCCAGGCCCAGCGCCCGCGCCGGCCGGCACACCGCGAGCCCCACCACGTCCACGCGCGACCCGGCCAGCGTCCGTGCCGTGAGGTTCGGCGCCCAGCCCAGCTCCCGCGCCGCCCGGAAGATCCGGTCCCGGGTCGCCTCGGACAGCCCCGGCTTGTGGTTGAAGGCGAGCGACACGGCTCCCTTGGACACCCCGGCCCGGGCGGCGACGTCCTTGATGGTGACGCGGGGGGCCGGCGCCGCCGTCATCGGGTGGGCTCCACGCAGTACAGGGCCGATCGGGCGGCCTCCGGATCCGGAGCCCGCCAGCCGCGCACCCCGATGGTCACCTCTTCGCCCGGCAGCAGCGTGACCAGGCCCCGGTCGGCCCGCGCCGCCGGATCCAGCCGGTCGGCCTGCAGGAGCAGGTCCCGTACCAGCGTGTGGGCGGTCACTCTGATCCCGCCCGGGGCGAGGGCCACCTCGAACTCCGGCCGCGGGTAGGCGACTTCGCGGTCGGGCACCGGGAAGTGCAGCGCCCGCAGCCCGTCCAGGTCCGCGACCAGGAACTCCTTCGGCCCGGCGGGCGCCAGCTCGCCCGGCACCCCGACCCGCGCCACGCTCCGCCTCCCGGCCGACAGTTCCACCTCGCCCCGTGCCAGCGCCTCGCCCCCGACGGACATCCGGCGCAGGGTCAGCGTCCCCGTCCAGTCCTCGGCGCCCTGGTTGACGGCGGCCACCTCCAGCGCGCCGTCGCGCGGGTGCAGCGTCAGCAACCGGTCCGCGTACAGCCGCTTCAGCTCGTGGTACAGCGGCTTCTCCCGCCCGTCCCCGTCGATCGCCGCCCAGGAGGTCACCGGCCAGCAGTCGTTGAGCTGCCAGACGACCGTGCCCGCGCACACCGGCCAGTGCGCGCGCCAGTGCTCGATCCCGGCCGCGACCGCACGCGCCTGGTTGACCTGCGTCAGGTAGTGCCACCGGTCGAAGTCCCCGTCCGGCACGGCGAAGTGCCGGGCCAGCCCGCGCGCCAGCTTCCCGTTGCCGTCGTCCGCCTTCTGGTGGTGCAGCATGCCGGGGGAGTCCGGCGCGAGCTCCTCCCCGGGCAGGGCGCGGCGCAGCGTGGCGTACGCGGGCGGGGCCTGCCAGCCGAACTCGGCGACGAACCGCGGCACGCTCAGCCGGTAGTCGGCGTGGTCCTCCCGGTTCCACACCTCCCAGGAGTGGTGCGTGCCGTGCGCCGGGTCGTTCGGATGGTGCCGCCACGACCCGGACCACGGACTGCCCGCCGTGTACGGCCGGGTCGGGTCCAACTCGGCCACCACCCGCGGCAGCACGCCCAGGTAGTAGCCCTCGCCCCAGGAGTCCCCGGCCAGCCTCGGCTCCCACCCCCAGTCCCGGAACCCCCACAGGTTCTCGTTGTTGCCGTTCCACAGCACCAGCGAGGGATGCGGCATCAGCCGTACGACGTTCTCCCGCGCCTCGGCCTCCACCTCACCGCGCAGCGGCTGCTCCTCCGGGTAGGCCGCGCACGCGAACGGGAAGTCCTGCCAGACCAGCAGCCCCAGCTCGTCGCAGGCGTCGTAGAAGTCCTCGCTCTCGTAGATCCCGCCGCCCCAGATCCGGACGAGGTCCACACCGGCGCCGGCGGCCTGCTCCAGCCGCTCCCGGTAGCGCGCGCGGGTGATCCGGGACGGGAAGACGTCGTCGGGGATCCAGTTGACGCCCCGCGCGAAGAGCCGCTCGCCGTTGACGACGAGGGTGAAGCCGGTGCCGTGCGCGTCGGGCCGCCGGTCCAGCTCCACGGTGCGGAAGCCGATCCGCCGCCGCCACACGTCCAGCGCGTCGTCCCCGTGCAGCAGGGTCAACTCCACGTCGTACAGCGGCTGTCCGCCGTAGCCGCGCGGCCACCACAGCTCCGGGTCGGGCACCCGCAGCCGTACGGTCCCGCCCGCCCCCTCGATCTCCGCGCGGGCCCGCACCCCGGCGACGGTCGCCTCCACGGCGAGCGGCGCCTCGACCCGGGTCCGCTCGACCTCGACGGCCAGCTCGACGACCCCGGTGCCCTCCGCGACGCTCACCAGGGGCCGCACCCGGGCGATCCGGGCCGTCGACCAGCGCTCCAGGCGCACCGGACGCCAGATCCCGGCCGTCACCAGGGTCGGCCCCCAGTCCCAGCCGAAGGAGCAGGCCATCTTGCGCAGGTACTGGTAGGGCTCGGCATAGGCGGCGGGCCGTTCGCCCAGGCGTCCCCGGACGGCCTCGGCCTCGGCGTACGCGGAGACGAACCGCACCGACAGCCGCCCGAAAAGGCCCGTCACGTCGAACCGGTAGGAGCGGTGCATGTTCCGCACCGTGCCCAGCAGCCGCCCGTCCAGGGAGATCTCGGCGACGGTGTCGAGCCCGTCGAAGACCAGGTCGGTCTGCTCCTGCGCGGACGACGGGGCGGGCAGCTCCCGCTCGTACGTCCAGTCCCGGCGCCCCACCCAGGCCACGTCCGTCTCGTTCCGGCCCAGGAAGGGGTCCGGGATCACCCCGGCCGCCATCAGGTCGGTGTGCACGCAGCCCGGCACCGAGGCCGGCAGCGTCTCCGACCCGTGCCGCAGGATCCATCCGTCGCCGAGCGGTGTGGCCTCCAGCATGCCCACTCCCTTAACCGGTGTAGTGAAGAGCCGTGTACGGGTTTCGCATCCTTGGCGGGAATGGGACTTTACCGGTTGAGAAAGCGCTGTCAGAGTGCCGAACCAGCCATACCGCACGTGCTCGTCCGTCCCGAGTTCCTCTCCGCGAACGGAGCTGATGCACATGAACCGCCGTATCGTCCTGGCCCTCGCCGTGGGGGCCGCCCTGCTGGCTTCCGGCTGCACCGGAAGCGGGGGCGCCACCAAGGGCGCCGACGCCGAGGCGCCCGACGACCCCGCCAAGGTCAGCGGGACCATCACCGTCCTCACCCACCGGACCGACCTCGTGCAGGACGGGACGATGAAGAAGTACGTCGCCGAGTTCAACAAGACGTACCCCAAGGTGAAGGTCGAGTTCGACGGCATCACCGACTACGAGGGCGAAGTCAAGATCCGTATGAACACGGAGAACTACGGGGACGTCCTCATGATCCCCGCGGTGATCGAGAAGAAGGACTACCCCAAGTTCTTCGCCTCCTTGGGCGGCAGAGAGGAGCGGAGCAAGAAGTACCGCTTCACCGACTACACGGCCGTCGACGGCAAGGTCTACGGCCAGAGCCCGCTCGGCGCGGTCCCGGGGTTCATCTACAACAAGAAGGTGTGGAGCCGGGCCGGGGTCACCGACTGGCCCACGACACCGGCCGAGTTCCTCGCCGGCCTCAAGGCCATCAAGGCGAAGACCGACGCGGTCCCCTACTACACCAACTTCAAGGACGGCTGGCCGCTCAGCCAGTGGACCGGGGTCAAGGGCTCGGTGAGCTGCGACGAGCAGGCCACCACCAGATGGGTCGAGGGCAACCCCTGGGCCGAGGGCGGCGAACTGCGGGTGGCGGACAGCCTGCTGTACGACATCGTGCACGAGGGGCTCTCCGAGAAGGACCCGACGACCACCAACTGGGAGGCGTCCAAGCCCAAGCTGGCCAAGGGCGAGATCGCCACCATGTGGCTCGGCTCCTGGGCCGTCATCCAGATGCGGGGCGCGGCGAAGCAGGCCGGCGCCGACCC
This genomic stretch from Streptomyces sp. Go-475 harbors:
- a CDS encoding acetyl-CoA C-acyltransferase, translated to MPRTVRDVVFVDGVRTPFGKAGPKGIYHETRADDLVVKAIRELLRRNPGLDPKKIDEVAIAATTQIGDQGLTIGRTAGILAGLPQSVPGYSIDRMCAGALTAVTTVAGSVAFGAYDIAIAGGVEHMGRHPMGEGVDPNPRFVSEKLVDESALFMGMTAENLHDRYPQITKLRADEYAVRSQEKAAKAYANGKIQADLVPISVRRTNPEGGETGWGLVTADEPMRPGTTLENLQGLKTPFRVHGRVTAGNAAGLNDGATASLIASEEFARENDLPVKMRLVSYSFAGVEPEVMGYGPIPATEKALAQAGLSISDIGLFEINEAFAVQVLAFLDHYGIADDDERVNQYGGAIAFGHPLASSGVRLMTQLARQFEEQPHVRYGLTTMCVGFGMGATVIWENPHFEGDK
- a CDS encoding LacI family DNA-binding transcriptional regulator → MTAAPAPRVTIKDVAARAGVSKGAVSLAFNHKPGLSEATRDRIFRAARELGWAPNLTARTLAGSRVDVVGLAVCRPARALGLEPWYMEFVSGVESVLAEHSCSLLLRLVRSLDEEVGVQGAWWRGRQVGGSILVDFRADDPRVDLVRRLGLPAVAVGHPSLTGGLTSVWTDDATAVTEAVRYLAALGHRRIARVGGAADLGHTAIRTAAFDEAAGALALAGAWQVATDFSGDAGARATRSLLTAAPPDRPTAIVYDNDIMAVAGLSVAAEMGLRVPEDVSLLAWDDSQLCRLTHPTLSAMSHDVHGFGAEVARTLFSVITAGGEAESHPVPTPVLTPRGSTAPPGIRV
- a CDS encoding glycoside hydrolase family 2 protein is translated as MLEATPLGDGWILRHGSETLPASVPGCVHTDLMAAGVIPDPFLGRNETDVAWVGRRDWTYERELPAPSSAQEQTDLVFDGLDTVAEISLDGRLLGTVRNMHRSYRFDVTGLFGRLSVRFVSAYAEAEAVRGRLGERPAAYAEPYQYLRKMACSFGWDWGPTLVTAGIWRPVRLERWSTARIARVRPLVSVAEGTGVVELAVEVERTRVEAPLAVEATVAGVRARAEIEGAGGTVRLRVPDPELWWPRGYGGQPLYDVELTLLHGDDALDVWRRRIGFRTVELDRRPDAHGTGFTLVVNGERLFARGVNWIPDDVFPSRITRARYRERLEQAAGAGVDLVRIWGGGIYESEDFYDACDELGLLVWQDFPFACAAYPEEQPLRGEVEAEARENVVRLMPHPSLVLWNGNNENLWGFRDWGWEPRLAGDSWGEGYYLGVLPRVVAELDPTRPYTAGSPWSGSWRHHPNDPAHGTHHSWEVWNREDHADYRLSVPRFVAEFGWQAPPAYATLRRALPGEELAPDSPGMLHHQKADDGNGKLARGLARHFAVPDGDFDRWHYLTQVNQARAVAAGIEHWRAHWPVCAGTVVWQLNDCWPVTSWAAIDGDGREKPLYHELKRLYADRLLTLHPRDGALEVAAVNQGAEDWTGTLTLRRMSVGGEALARGEVELSAGRRSVARVGVPGELAPAGPKEFLVADLDGLRALHFPVPDREVAYPRPEFEVALAPGGIRVTAHTLVRDLLLQADRLDPAARADRGLVTLLPGEEVTIGVRGWRAPDPEAARSALYCVEPTR
- a CDS encoding ABC transporter substrate-binding protein, producing MNRRIVLALAVGAALLASGCTGSGGATKGADAEAPDDPAKVSGTITVLTHRTDLVQDGTMKKYVAEFNKTYPKVKVEFDGITDYEGEVKIRMNTENYGDVLMIPAVIEKKDYPKFFASLGGREERSKKYRFTDYTAVDGKVYGQSPLGAVPGFIYNKKVWSRAGVTDWPTTPAEFLAGLKAIKAKTDAVPYYTNFKDGWPLSQWTGVKGSVSCDEQATTRWVEGNPWAEGGELRVADSLLYDIVHEGLSEKDPTTTNWEASKPKLAKGEIATMWLGSWAVIQMRGAAKQAGADPDDIGFMPFPAQKDGTFCAVTSPDYQQAVNIHSDHKEAARAWIDWFTDKSGYAEDNLALSPLKDGPLPDVLKPYEEAGVKFLDLDDSKGAELKTLENQSEVGINTPDYRKELVDMARGARKGDPDDYLDGLGEKWTETQKSLGY